A genome region from Macrobrachium rosenbergii isolate ZJJX-2024 chromosome 42, ASM4041242v1, whole genome shotgun sequence includes the following:
- the LOC136828162 gene encoding mitochondrial enolase superfamily member 1-like → MTSVGCDATKVRGLSVRDIRFPTSLQSDGSDAIHPDPDYSCAYVIVYTDSDLKGHGLTFTIGRGTELVVQAVKSLAHVIVGKKLKDIFNNFALTWRELTSESQIRWVGPEKGVIHLAVAAIVNALWDLWARMNCKPLWEFLVDMEPEKLVSTIDFRYIGDVLTPAEAVKMLKEMESGKDVREAHMRQKGYPAYTTAAGWLGYSQQKIERLLKQYMVEGWRHFKIKVGQNLEDDKRRCKIVRDLIGSDKTLMVDANQKWDVDQAIAWMKELAPYKPLWIEEPTSPDDVLGHLEVAKALKPLGIGVASGEMFQNRVIFKQMLQSGALSFCQIDACRVGGVPEVLAIYLMAKKFNVPVCPHAGGVGLCEMVQHLQIWDYISLSGTTKDRLIEYVDHLKGHFKYPRVLKDCHYMPPISAGYSVEMWEKTLMDYEYPYGPEWKKLFANGSYVDPSEAPTPVCEHTHGL, encoded by the exons ATGACCAGTGTTGGCTGTGACGCCACAAAGGTCCGCGGCCTCTCCGTGAGAGATATTCGCTTTCCAACGTCCCTGCAATCTGATGGCTCGGACGCTATT cACCCAGACCCGGACTACTCCTGCGCCTACGTCATCGTGTACACAGATTCAGACCTTAAAGGACACGGCCTCACCTTCACGATCGGCAGGGGAACGGAATTAG TGGTCCAAGCTGTGAAATCTCTGGCTCATGTGATCGTGGGAAAAAAATTGAAGGACATATTCAACAATTTCGCTCTGACTTGGCGGGAGTTGACTTCTGAGTCCCAGATAAGATGG GTGGGCCCCGAGAAGGGCGTCATCCACTTGGCAGTGGCTGCCATCGTCAATGCCCTATGGGACCTTTGGGCACGGATGAACTGCAAACCCTTGTGGGAGTTTCTGGTCGACATGGAACCTGAAAAGTTGGTCTCCACCATCGACTTCAGATACAT TGGGGATGTACTGACTCCCGCGGAAGCTGTGAAGATGTTGAAGGAGATGGAAAGCGGGAAGGATGTTCGAGAGGCCCACATGAGACAGAAGGGGTATCCTGCGTACACGACGGCAGCCG gatgGCTAGGATACTCCCAGCAGAAGATCGAGCGTCTCCTGAAGCAGTACATGGTGGAGGGATGGAGACACTTCAAGATCAAGGTCGGGCAGAATCTCGAGGACGACAAGAGAAGGTGCAAGATCGTCAGGGACCTCATCGGCAGTGACAAGACTCTC ATGGTCGACGCGAACCAGAAATGGGACGTGGACCAAGCCATCGCCTGGATGAAGGAACTGGCTCCATACAAACCCCTCTGGATCGAGGAACCAACAAGTCCTGATGACGTTTTGGGACACCTGGAAGTAGCCAAG GCTTTGAAACCCCTCGGAATCGGCGTGGCCAGCGGGGAGATGTTCCAGAACAGAGTGATCTTCAAGCAGATGCTCCAGTCCGGAGCCCTCTCCTTCTGCCAAATAGACGCTTGCAGAGTGGGTGGCGTCCCTGAGGTCTTGGCTATATACCTCATGGCTAAGAAATTCAATG TGCCCGTGTGCCCCCACGCGGGGGGCGTCGGCCTCTGCGAGATGGTCCAGCACCTCCAGATTTGGGACTACATAAGCCTGTCAGGAACCACGAAAGACAGGCTGATTGAATATGTGGACCATCTTAAAGGCCACTTCAAGTACCCGAGAGTTCTCAAGGACTGTCATTACATGCCACCGATT AGCGCAGGATACAGCGTCGAGATGTGGGAGAAGACCTTAATGGATTACGAATATCCTTACGGCCCCGAATGGAAGAAACTCTTCGCAAATGGGTCCTACGTAGATCCTAGCGAAGCTCCTACGCCTGTCTGCGAGCATACCCACGGGCTGTAA